The window ACAATactgggctgtcataaacagatagctaagggttaatgtctcttacacctggaaagaagtaacctgaaacacctgaccagaggaccaatcaggaaacaagactttttcaaatctgggtgaagggaagtttgtgtgtgagtcctttgttctggtcttgtgcctatctctctctcggctatgagaggatctctgtttcctgcctttctaatcttctgtttcccagttgtaagtacaaaagatcagatagtgatttatatgtttttttttgtatttacatgtgtgtagttgctggagtgctttgaattgtattctttttgaataaggctgtttattcatatttcttttaagcaattgaccctgtatttgtcaccttaatacagagagaccatgtttatgtatttttttttctttttacataaagctttctttttaagacctgttggagtttttctttagtggggaactcaagggaattgagtctgtgttcaccagggaattggtgggaggaagaagtcagggggaaatctgtgtgtgttagatttactagcctgactttgcataccctctgggtgaagagggaaatacttctgtttccaggactggaaatagagagggtggaatccttctgtttagattcacggagcttgcttctgtgtatctctccaggaacccagggaggaaacacctggatgggggaagggaaatggtttatttccctttgttgtgagactcaagggatttgggtcttggggtccccagggaaggtttttgaggggaccagagtgcctcaaaacactaattttttgggtggtggcaactttaccaggtccaagctggtaactaagcttggaggttttcatgctaacccccatattttggacgctaaggtccaaatctgggactaggttatgacatgggcGTCTACTTGTTTAAATGCAGGGAGATCAGCCTTGATGCCTGTTTtgcccagctgttcttcatccacgCATTTCAATTAGCTGAATCCGCCATACTCTTGCTGATGGCCTTTGACCGCTTTGTCGCAATCCGGGACCCGCTGAGATATACTTCCATCTTAACCCTGCCAAGAACAGCCAAGATGGGACTGGTGTTTGTTATAAGAGGAGTGGCCATAGTATTCCCAGTCCCCTTTCTCCTGAAACGGTTCCTATACTGTCGAGCCAATGTCCTCTCCCATTCCTACTGCCTGCACCAGGACGTCATGAGGCTGGCTTGTGCGGATATCACAGTCAACAACATCTATGGCTTGTGTGTTATGCTCTTAACGGTGGGGTTGGACTTGCTGCTCATTTTCCTCTCTTACGTGATGATCCTCAAAACAGTGCTGAGCATCGCATCCCAAGCGGAGTGCCTCAGGGCCCTGAACACCTGCATCTCCCACCTCTGCGCCGTCCTGCTGTTTTACACGCCAGAAATTGGCCTGACTGTGATACACAGTTTTGggaaaaacgtctgttagtctataaggtgccacaggattctttgctgcttttacagatccagactaacacggctaccctctgagaTTTGGGAAGAACTCATTACCCTGGCTTCAGGTTCTCCTGGGATACATCTCCCTGCTGGTCTCACCCCTGATGAACCCGGTCGTGTACAGTGTGAAAAGCAAGCACCTTCGTGCGAGGATAATCAGGGTGTTCATGAAGTGAAGGGTCAGTTCCTCACCCAGCTCCAGCGCTGGTGAAACCAGAGATGAAAAACACGGCCATGGACACAGCCACCTATTCCATCCTGATTCCTCTTCCTCCGAGGTCCCTTCCCCTGCTCCATCTCTtctccccaaaccccaccccctgctcctcctctttacCTGAAGCATCACCCCCTGTCCCGGCTGCAATCCAGGGCCAGGCCATAATAAGAGCTGCCTAGTGACTTAGATTTGCTCTGAGGAGCCCAAACCCTCCACTTCCCCCACTCCCCGGATGTAGAACCCAGGGAAGGTGGAGAGTCTGAGaatccccacagcagcctggggtcCCATGGCCACTTTTACAATGGCTTGACCgtggcctggctggggggtggagcctggggggaagtggaggagcagggggctggacctcAGGGGAAACATAAGAGCTGGGGATGCGGTAAATCTTAATATGGAGGATGTTGGGGGGTTCCTGataaaggaggaggatggggcttGAGGGTAAGAGAACCTGTGTTCTGGAGAAGACTGAATTAATGTGACCCCACAAAGGGGGTTCTTAAGTATTCCAGGACGAGCGTAAGTCCTTGCTGTGATGGAAGGGCAGGGCGTGTGCAGGGCTACCTCAGTCCACCAAGGGGGCACTGGGGTGGCCATGACCCGCAGGGGTGTGCCAGAGTGGGCTGTGCTCTTGGAAGTCATTACCATCAGGCAGTGGTCAGCCCAGCcctcaggctgctctaaattCCACCAATGCAGGTAGAGAGCAGGCCAGATACTCAAACCCCTGTAACTGGCTCCTTGCCATCCCCCCTTTCTGCAGCACGGGGGGAGCACTATGGTGACTGGGGCCAAGCTCACACTGCTTTCACTCAGCACAGGCTGCTTCCACATGAAAGGGGCAAACAGATGGGAAGATGCTCTCAGAGACACAGGGAAActaggctgggacccaggagctCCTTTGCTTCCCAAAAGAATGTACGTTGGGCCAGTTCCTCTATCTCCAGAGTGAAGCCTGTCTAGCTTAGCTTGTAGTGATATGTGAATTAGATGAGTGTAGATGTGTGGCAGCTGGTATTTTATAACCATTTTCTCCAATGCTTTGTGCTATTTGCTAATAAACCTACTAATTTTAAAGAGACTTGTTTTAAGGAGGCTGGGGATGACTGTGTAGCCCTGGACACAAGCCCCCGAAGGGAAGAGATTGAGGTGTCCTGTCAGAGCTGCTTGGTGATGTGCTTTTAGCACAGATGTGGTGTTGTTCCCAGCTCGAAGAGTGGGGCAATTTTGAGACTCCCCTCCCAAGACAGGAGAGGACCCAGTTTAGAGGGGAAAGAAGAACATATATCTCGGTTTTACTGTGACAGTCCAGATTCTTCTAGGCTAGCATCTATCCTGTCAGCATTAAACATAGCAATTTGTTCAAGTTGCATGTAAGATAATGACCCACTCAAGACAATGATTCAGAGTCAtcgaatttaaggccagaaggagccattagatcatctagtccagaggttctcaaactgggggctgggTTGCCTTGGGGGTTTGGAATGTATTTGGGGGGGGGCATGAGGCGCTTAGGGGAAAGAACCTTCCTGTGCACATTTTACCCAGTGCAATGAATAATTAGAAACATGGATTCCTCCAGACAGATCCGCTCCTCTGATGACACTGTGCATTTGACTCTAGAAGTCGCTGTGCATTTTGCTGGGTTTCTGTTGAGCTCGCACAACAGGATACAAAGTCGGTGCCATCTGTGCATGGATCCATTTGCTACAGCGAGGTGTGCACATTTCACTGTAGGCAGGCACCACAACTGCcgttttgcttttgctcttagGTCAGTGCACTGTTGGCTCATTCGTGGAACACATAAAAAAACTCAAGTGAAAAACGAAGAAGCCAAAACTGATTCAGttgaagccctgcccccacataTATCAGTATATGTgtttgtgtggtggtggtggggggagggggtataaACTTTTATAGACATAATAAAGGGGGGTTGCCTGATCAAAAATGTTGAAGACCCACTGATCCAGTCTGACTTCCTATATAGGCtgcagaatttcacccatttacCCCCGCATTGAGCCCAATGACTTGTGTGTGACTAACGCATAACTTGTGTTCCTCTAAAGTGTGCCTTCCAGGAAGGCCTCCAGTCTTAGTTTGGAGATAGCAGCAtaatcagtggtttgagcattggcctgctaaaccaaggattgtgaattcaatccttgagggggccatttgtggattggtcctgctttgagcaggacgtaagactagatgatctcttgaggtcccttccaaccctaataatctgttaTTATTAATCCATCACCTTccttgggagtttgttccacCGGTTAagcaccctcactgttaaaaaggtGTGCCTCATTTCCAAATTTAATTTGACTGGCAtcagtttccagccactggttcctGTTATACATTTCCTTGCTAGATTAAAAAGACCTTTAGAAGCTGGTATTTTGTTCCTGTGAAAGTGCTTGTCCACTGTCATGAAGCCAGCTCTCAGTCTTCCCTTGTCACTAGCGTTCCTCACTATGCTCCTGTTTCCAGCCAAGGAAAAGCTGGAAAAGACAGAGGAGAAGAACAAAAGGGGACAAATTGGCAGGAGTAAACTGAGGCTGGAAAGGAGAAGGAGGTTCTGGAGCAGTCACCCAACACGAGTGGTGGGTGGGGTGGGTAATGACAACCCAGTTGGTTTTGACATGGAGCTTGAGAAGTTCATGCCGGGGTTGCCTGCCATAGCAGGGAACTGGGCTCATTCACCCAGCAGGTCACTTCCAGGCGTATATCCCTATGAGTCACATTAACGCATTttgcatcacattgggagctcatgtggAGTTTCTTGCCCATTGTGACCCTGCACCATGCTCAGCCCAATGGATTTGTCCCTCAATAGATTCAGGAGAAGGCATGACTCAGTGTTATCACCTGGAAAAGGAATTGCTCTTGGGTTCCTGTGTAGTGATGTCACAGGAGTTTAATTCCCTGAGTTTCTGGTAATTGCTgccagctgccccttccccagccactaGCCCcagagagaaaggatggtttAGGGGTTAAAatgctggcctgggactcagaagaactggcttcagttcctggctcttccacagacttcttctgtgaccttgggcaacaaACTTAGTACCTCTattccaggggtccccaacacggtgcctgcGAGTGCCATGGTGCCTGCCGGGGCATCCATGTGTGCCCACCTACTGGCTGCTGGACAagcagctgccaaaatgccaccgagaaGTGGCAATGTCAAGAAGTGCTACTGCCgaaatctcccacagtattcttgccagcaagtaaaAGAAATagtggattataaggtggatagaaagttggttagatcgttgggctcaacaggtagtgatcaacagctccatgtgtatttggcagccggtatcaagtgaaGCGCCCCAAggtttggtcctggggccagttttgttcagtatcttcattaatgatctggaggatggcgtggagtgtaccctcagcaaatttgcggatgacaataaactgggaggagtggtagatatgctggaggatagggataggacacagagggacctagacaaattagagaattgggacAAAAGAGATctgttgaggttcaacaaggacaagtgcagagtcctgcacttaggacggaagaatcctgtGTACTGCTATAGACCAGGGTCtgactagctaagcagcagttctgaagaaaatgacctggggattacagtggacaagaaactggatatgagtccgcagtgtgcccttgttgccaagaagccaatggtatattgggctgaataagtaggagcattgccagcagatcaagggaagtgccctctattcggcactggtgaggccacatctagggtattgtgtccagttttggtcccttcactacagaagggatgtggacaaattggagagagtccagtggagggcaatgaaaatgattagggggctgaggcacatgacttacgaggaaaggctgacggaattgggattgtttagtctgaagaagagaagagtgaggggcgatttgatagctgttttcaactacccgAAGGAGTGTTCCAAAGATGATGgctctcagctgttctcagtgctggcagatgacacaacaaggagcaatggtctcaagttgcagtgcgggaggtctaggctggatattaggaaacactatttcactgggagggtggtgaagcactggaatgggttacctagggaggtggtggaaactccttcCTTAGAAGCTTTTAAGacctagcttgacaaagccctggctgggatgatttagttggtgtgggtcctgctttgagcagggaattggactagatgacctcctgaggtctcttccaaccctaatcttctatgattccatcctccatggatttatctagttccttttgaaCCTCATtatacttttgtccttcacaacatcccctggcaatgagttccacaggttgaccgtgtGTTATGTATAAtcattccttttctttgttttaaacctgctgcctgttaatttcctttggtaaaccctggttcttgtgttatgtgaaatagTAAACAAGACTtccatatttactttctccacaccgttcaCGATTTTATAGATTTCTACCATATCCCCTCTTTGTCATCTATTTTCCAACCTCaaaagtcccagtttttttaatctctcctcagatggaaactGAGAGTTCCACAATCctaataattttgttgcccttctatgTACCTTTTTCATTTCTTATATATCGGTTTTGAGATGAGATGACTGGAAATGAAAGCAGAACTCATACCTGGGAATTAAATAGTGGCATTATTATACTTTATATCTTCCtagctatccttttcctaatggttcctaacattctggtagcttttatttttttaccacTGTGGCACGCTGAGCTGATATTTTCTGAGAATTATGTGCGATaactccaagatccctttcttgagtggtacAAGCTATtttagagcccatcattttgtatatatagttggaatcatgttttctaatgtgctttACTTCTATCATTTGAATCTTTTAAAAGCCTAAGAGGGGATCCTCCACATAATCTCATTGTCACACTGTACCACATATTCTTCAGAGTTCTATGATTATGAAGTaattatgatacattttgtacaagatatgTCTTGCAAGATGTCATGGGATAATCCTTTTcagtgtgcatgtatcattttcgCATCTGAGGTTATGAATATTGACGATGTAGCTGTATTTCAAAGGTAGTTACAACCAGGTGACACCCACTAGGCAAAATGCTTCCAGGCTAGATAGCAGGTTGTGAAGGGTCTGTAAAGGGTAATGGGCCATTAGGGGAAACAATAGGAGGAGCAGCTTATCCCCCACCTGGTGAGTGTTTCTGAGAATGTTCCAGGCAGCCTATGGacaatggctgctatgactcagcagcagggcatgtgaccagaccacatgacactgaactccattttgagTACCTGTACTTTTCCACAGACTGGACTGGGAACTCTTTTTGGAGCAAAGCATTCCTGCCATCGGTTAAAGCTATATAAGGAGGGATGTGACATCATATAGCGGCTTCACACCCCATGCAACAGAACTCCTGGAAGCACAAGAGGAACAAAGAGTGAGCTGGGGTAAGTGCTGGACtcaggttaaaaggatttttagccTCTGTatggaaacctggtggactgtTTATATCACCagccagggtgagaaattgctcaTTCATATGCTGTCTAACTAGCATTTTAGGcttagtttgcagttttgtttatctGCTAgctaatctgctttgatctgtttgctatcataaTCACTTCAAATGTATCTTTTTCTAGTTAAACTTGAGgttttttttgctttatctaaaccagtgtgccttTGAGTGAAGTgtgtggggaaaatctcagcttggttaacacAGGCTTATGGCATTTCCTTCCCACATGAACTGGAGGATGAACTGTATTAATGAACTTGCATtgtacagatccctgtgcagtgtAAAACAGTATAATTTTGAGATTATACTCTGTGGGGGAGAGGTATGAGCCTTTGGAGCTGAGAAATTGGCTGGCGTCTGCTGCTTATACTTGGAAGGCTTAGGTGAACTCTCAGGTAACTCAGTTTGGGTATGTGGCACCATCTGCTGTAGTGTTGGTGCtcacagggcctggagaggcagaatcaccagcaaagcagtgtgaaacAGGGTCAGCCCAGTTGGGTGGTTAGATGGGTGTAGCAGTTCTCATggctcccagactgcacccctGGAGTGATAACCCATCAGACTCATACCCTCTGGAGCCCAAATTTGGCCACAAGGCACCTATGATGCAAGCATGGGGGTAGGGATGGTAGCCTGAACAGGAGATCCAGATGTAGCAGTTGTTTGATTCCTCCTGAGCAGGGCACACCTACCTAAAATACCAGCATGCTGAAATAACCCCAGGGCAATAGATCAGGAAAATTCCATGGCTGTTCCCTTGAACAATGTGGGATACCCTGTGAGATGAATTCCAGGTCATTTTACCATGGGGAGAGCTGAAGGAATCATGCAGTGAATGGAGACGTCCCATTGTACTAGTTCTGACCAAGGATATCCTAACCCGTTTCTGCATCAATTTGTGAAATATCAATGCAGTATTGAAATTTGGTGCCTCCCTGATACAGAGAGTTGATTAACTATTAAAACAGTTGGTAGCTGTTAGATATATATTGGACTTTAGGCCtcacaaaggcacactggcaAATACCATTGATGCCAGAATCCTAGGAGAAGAAAGCCTTTTACACGCCCTTCGGCTTGCATCAATTCAGGATCATGTAATTTGGCCTCTATGGGGCGgcactgatttttcagaggctaaTGGACTGGATATTACAACTGCATGGGTGGTATGCAGCGGTCCACTGCTACAATCAATTGAAAATTATTTTTGGTCCCGTTTCTTGTGGCAGCAGTCCCACTCAGGGTGCAGATGGCAATACATTACACACAGAAAAGAAAGCTATCATCAATTGCTAGTCTGAACAGTTTGCAAGATGCAGTTTGCCCTGAAAATCTAAGCCCCTATTAATGGCGAATCGTTTCTTCACTCCCGGGGGTGATTCTCAGGCTAAGGTTCTCTAGGGTCTATTTTCTGTTCTTCTCGCTGCTCACGGAGTCCAGGGAATTTTATGGGAGTCCTGGCCGACCTGAGAGTCCACAGGGACTGTTCAGGGGAATCATAAAGGTAGTTGTGCAGCATGCCGAGTGTCAGACATGTGACATTCATACACTGCTTCTCAAGACTCTGCCTTGCTGTCTCAGTAAGGTCATTTCCTTTTTCTGCTGAGCAGGATTTCGGTGAgttgctttttttttccagtaaagTTAGTGCTGAGGGCTCAGGAAGGTTTCCAGGGTTCAAGTCAAGAACCATCTGGTCAGGAATTCACCACTACGGTGACTTGAATTGCTTAGGACTGTCAGAAACATCAAGGGATTTACTTGGTAAAGTTGGAACTACAAATGTATTGGAAATACTTcagacaaatatttgtttttaagttcAGTTCCCTTTCTCTTACTGTGTCCTTCTATCTGTCTCAGTAGCTTCCTTTTTTGTGCGGTGTGGTTTTTCCTGGGGTTTACTCAGGTTTTCCAGTTCAGCAACTTTACTGCCCCGTTAGGAAGTGCAGCCaaagcctctgcagtgtgtatctgtgttaccagagggttCACAACAAGAATGGGTGGCAaactggccagattctgctctcacattctGCCTTCGCTGGGTCACTTCAGATTGACACTGGCCTCTCTGAGAGCAAAATCAGGGCCCCTGTGTTTTGAAATTCCCAACTTTCATTCCTGGTCTCAGAATTCAGATTCTCTCAGCACTGTAACAGAATAGTGTTCTCTGCAGCAGGACCCACAGCTGTGATTTTCACAGCCAGGAGCTGAAAGTTAAACACTGAAGGTGAATCTGGTCCCCTTGAGATCAAAGGCAAAATTCTCAACAGAGCCAGGAATTCCCCCTGAGTCCACATGTTGAGACTTAAATAAATGCTCTGATTTACATCGGCCATGAGTCCTtagtgacttcagctggagtcatCCTGTGGCCTCtaaggatgggtgagattcttCGGACCCAAGAAGAACTGACCGGAGAGTTGATGAAATCTCAAACTTACAGGCTTAAATCCTTCAAAACAATTAGGATAACAATGTTTTTTCAAGGGGAGATAGGGGTCTGCGCTCTCTG of the Gopherus flavomarginatus isolate rGopFla2 chromosome 1, rGopFla2.mat.asm, whole genome shotgun sequence genome contains:
- the LOC127038911 gene encoding olfactory receptor 51G2-like; amino-acid sequence: MSAVKNTKFISAVFLLTGIPGQEDVHLWISVPFCLVYVISIVGNSVILFIIKTDLSLHEPMYIFLSMLAVTDLGLLLSTIPTILGCYDMGVYLFKCREISLDACFAQLFFIHAFQLAESAILLLMAFDRFVAIRDPLRYTSILTLPRTAKMGLVFVIRGVAIVFPVPFLLKRFLYCRANVLSHSYCLHQDVMRLACADITVNNIYGLCVMLLTVGLDLLLIFLSYVMILKTVLSIASQAECLRALNTCISHLCAVLLFYTPEIGLTVIHSFGKNNSLPWLQVLLGYISLLVSPLMNPVVYSVKSKHLRARIIRVFMK